In Ovis canadensis isolate MfBH-ARS-UI-01 breed Bighorn chromosome 19, ARS-UI_OviCan_v2, whole genome shotgun sequence, the genomic window gtttacttttaaattacTCAGGAGGAACCTATACCAAGGACATTCCCCTTGAGGTTTTCTGCCAGTTTGTATGTTTTTATGGCATACTAACATTTATCTTTGACGTTTgtccttaaaaaatatttatcaagattCTGACATTTGCAAATGGCTCTTTATTTGCAGCTCACTTGGGCTCCTGTACGTGGGACACATTTGGTTGGAAATTTTGGgaattaccaacctagatagcatattgaaaagcagagacattactttgccaacaaaggtctgcctagtcaagactatggtttttccattggtcatgtatggatgtgagagttggactgtgaagaaggctgagcgccgaagaattgatgcttttgaactgtggtgttggagaagactgttgagagtcccctggactgcaaggagatccaaccagtcctttctaaaggagatcagccctgggtgttctttggaaggaatatgctaaagctgaaactccagtacattggccacttaatgtgaagagttgactcattggaaaaaattctgatgctgggagggattgggggtaggaggaaaaggggacgacagaggatgagatggctggatggcatcaccgactccatggacatgagtttgagtgaactccgggagttggcaatggacagggaggcctggcgtgctgcagtccatggggttgcaaagagtccaacataactgagcaactgaactgagctgaactgaactgaaacagcctGTTGGGTCCATTGCTGGGGAGACAGCTTGTTGGTGTGGAGAGAACACGGGCTCTGGAGCCATCAGACCTGCAGGAAATGGGGCCCCCTCagtttctcccctccccacccctcactctgccttccctcctttccaccctcccctcccttccctccggTAGCCTCCTCTGTAAACTAGGCAGTGAACAGAAGGCTGCTGGGGAACTAAAGTGAGATGCTGCTGATACAGTGAGGGACCCAGGACTCAGCTCAGTAAAACCCATAAGGGGTTGGTTACCTCCACCGTTCTTCACAGAGTTCAGAGGAGGGTTTCCCATCCTTTTCCACTGCAGAGCTGCCCTCACAAGGGCAGAATCTACCCTTGTCCCTGGGGTACAACACACCACCCCAGGAGGACCACTCATTGGCACCATTTCTCCCTTACTCAGTTCCTGCAGAAACAGAGGCGTCTGGAAGTTTCTGCTCCAGGAAACCCAGGCAGAGAGACCAGCACTCAATGCCTTCACTTAGCCAGAGCTCTCTGGTGCTGTGCGTGCTGTGCCTAGGGAAGCCTGTGGATCTCTTCACAGTGATGTCTTTAAAACAGCACACACAGGAATTCAAAGAAAATCCAACATAGAGTCGTACAATTAAACCATACAAATGACTTAAGAAATTTGTGATATAGTAATCTTTGCTTCTATAGTAATGGATTAAGTAAGAAGATCTAGCGTCAGATGGAACAAACTGGAATGGCTAAGTGCTGCATATAGAGGATTCGTTGAGGCCTCTGTAAGAAACGTTAACATGGCATAAAAATATCTGTGGCTCATGCTGGGAAATGTGAAATTTTAGTTaaagattagaaaaaataaaaggtgtCATTTTGCCCATGTAAGTTTACAGGCCCACTGAATTCTGTCTCTGGAGCTGAGGCTGAGAGCTACCTTTGTGTGCGCCTGGGAGGCGTCCCCCCCTTTGTAGGAACCCCAGAACTCAGTGTGGCCACTGTTGTCCCCTGTTGCAACAAGGGAGTGTAAAGTGAACCTCGGGTTCTGAGCACTGGTTACCTGTGTGTCCAAGAAATAGCTGATGGAGAGTACTGATCTTTGATCTCGGGTGTCCTTGGCCTGCAGTGTCTTGGAGCAGGGCTTGGGTTCCCATCCGGAGATCAGGGCTGGGTtgctgcagtgaaagcactggaTCGTAGCCACTAGGCCAGTGGTCACtgacaagggccctggcccttCGGCTCTGCAGAAAAGAACTTCCACAAAGGTGGAGCGCAGTGAAGCAAGTACAGTGTTTTATTAGCAGGAAAGAGTACAGTATGTATGGATCGACACACAggcagactcagagggagagtccCTGAGTCACATCCTCGTGGCAGTTTGAATCACTTATATGGggcattttttttctggttttcctttggccagtcattttgatttgcctggttcacagtccgtatttggtatatctcaggatcctcccaagTGTGCTacacatctcttagccaagatggatcctCTGGGTACAGCGTCCCATGACATAGCTCCCTTGCCGGCCTGCAGGGAgcttttctgtgcatgtgtggtcTGGGAGGTTTCCTGACTTCCGGAATGAGAAGTATGTGGTTTGAGCAGGCCAGCCTTCTCCCTTAATTGTCTTGCTattcttgtcttggaattttagtCAATAGAGAATGAATTTTCAGTTGCTTTATCCTGCAGGGGGGCCCATCTGCCTCCTCCCTCAGTACCAGCAGTTCAGCAATTGTATGTTAGTTCCCTACATGCTGTGTCCTGGGATGCTGGGTtctgagaagaaagcaaaaaggtTTAAGGTTGTTCCTTGTGTAAGACTTTTGATTCCCAGACAGGAGAGACTTGCACAGTGGCAGGAACACTGCTCAACTCTGGTTCTTCGTTAAGAACCGAGGGGAGGAGTCTGCACACCCAAATGTGCCCCTTTGGATGCCCCGGGATCACTTAGTGGACGGCCTGAAGTCACTTAGGCCAGCCCCAAGTGAAGACAGCCACTTCATCAAATTGAGCGCTTGTATAAAGGCATTCTTAATTGGCTCCCGGTGATGTGAAGTTTAGAAACAGTAATGGCATGGGGTTAAGAGCAGGCGTCTCTAATCAGAGTCTGAGAATCTGCAGAATGGGGTTTATAATAATAGCAGTATCCATCTCATAGGGTTTTCtgtcaattaaatataaatactatataaaacTCTTGGCACACAGAGAAGTATATAATTTGTATTCGGTTTATTCTTCTATGTGTAATTGGGGGTTGGCAGGAAGAAATACTTCCTGCTGCTCCCTGAGTAAAGGTGAAGCTGACTTGTACCTGCTATACCCACAGCTGCTGGTTTTTCTAGGAGCAACTCAGGGGTTAACTCTGAGAGGGTGTGGGTGGCTTCTGTTTAGATAAAGCCACATCCCAGAGCTTCCTTTCAGCCTGATTTGCTATTGTTAGGGTTTTTTACCACCTCTTTGAAGTTTCAAGACTGACAGATGTTAATAGATAATTCCCTCCCCACCAAATTTTTATGTGTAggttttcaaaaagaaatcaCAGGAAATTTGAGGGGAAGGTAACACTTGGTTTCTGATATTGAAAGGGGGATTTCTAGAGTCTTCTTTAAGCAGTAAATTTCAgatttctgtttctgtgtctcCTTTAACCCGAAAAAGACTAGAAATCAGCAAAGaatgttctttttcataaatGGACAGGAACTGGAAAACAATCAGTGAGACATGACCAGTTCATTTGGATGTTTTACCCCCTTTAATGAATTGGACACACAGCTAAATAATTAGCaattaatatttagaaatttttcaTTGAGTTGTTTTCTCATACATAAAAGAATATTCACGTTGGAGGAACAAGACAGCTCTTCAGATTTCCCCGGTGCGCTGCAGGTTGTTAAAATAGCAGCAGTAGAAGGGGGGCGAgcagactttttctgtaaagggccaggtaGTAGATGTTTTAGGGCCAGAAGTGATCTCTGTTGTATGAGCTACTtagtgtctctctcttttttttttaaatttaacagccctttaaaaatggaaaatccaTCCCTCTTGAGGCTGAACGAGAGCAGCCCCTGTGCCCTGGGGCCATAGTTGGCCGACCCCTGCTGAACAGCGTGGAGAATGGGAgggagtttttaaaattgaagtctagttgatttacagtgttgtgttaatttctgctgtacagcaaattaactcagttatacatatatacatgtacattccaatatgtatatataaaggaatatagatatacatgtatacattccctttttcacattcttttccattatggtttatcataggatactgaatatagtttcctgtgctaaacagtaggactttgttattTATCCATCGCATACATTCtcgtttgcatctgctaacccgaaactcccaatccatcccttccccagccctctccctcGGGCAAGCACAGGTCTGTTTgctatgtctgtgattctgtttgttTCAGAGATGAGTTCATTTGTGtgctattttagattccatatgtaagtgataacatactGTACTTGTCTTTCTGTCGGACTTTACTAAGCGTGATAACctctagctccatccatgttgctgcaaaaatggcattttgttcttttttatggttgagtcgTATTCTGTTGTCTGTATGTACCACGTCCTCTTTATCCAAGAAGGGAGGGATGTTGTCTCATTAATCATTCATCCAGCTTCTAGGAAACGTCTGCTCAGCATCTAAGTGCCCTGCGCCAGCTGCTTAGTAGAGGGTGGTGATCAGTACCTCTAGATTTCCCCCTGTAGAGCTTACTTTCTCATGGGAGGAAcaagcagagaatcagacacatgTATTTTTAAGACATCTTACGTTGTTACAGACAGGTGTCCACTTGAAGAACAGATTCCCATTGGAGAGTCCAGAGAGTACAGGTGGAGTTGCAGGAGAGGAATGTTATTTTCTGCAGCGTCTGCTGCGGTTTCTGGTGCTGACACTGCATCAGCATCATTTTATCTGTGCCCTCAGTCTTGACCTTGAGGCTCATTCTGTGCTGGGTAACAGGGGCCATCCGTATCTCCACAAGAGTTTCTGTTTCTCCTGTAGTTCAGTCTTTTCCTGCAACCATTTTCCCCCGTCACACTTCAGCCTCTAGTCCCACCTACCCTGGGTCCCATGCAGCCTGCCAGTGTGAGTAAGAACTTAGGTTTTCAAGATTCAATCACcaaatttttccttcttcctgttttttaaaatctttttgaagtataatcgatttacaatgttaattccatacagcaaagtgactctcttatatatacatatatatgtgtgtgtgctcttttTCCTACtggtttccattatggtttgacACAGGatgttgaacatagttccctgtgctatagtaggagcttgtttatccatcctgtgtgtaacagtttgcatctgcttaACCCAGACACGCATCCATCCCTCTCCCATCCCttcttggtaaccataaatctgtttctgtgtctgtgagtctgtttctattttgtagataggTTAATTTGTGCCATATGggagattccgcatataagtgatattatacgaTATTTGTCGTCGCTTAGTATGGTAACCTCTAGGTCCCTCCATGTATCTTGCagtggcgttatttcattctttcttatggctgagtaatactccatgtgTACAaaggtgtatatatgtacacctttatccagtcatctcttgatggacatttaggttatttgtatgtcctggctattgtgaatagtgccagcaaagcatttttaaaggccagtgaggaaggctttgttcTCAGCTTGTAATCAGCTTGTTCTCaattctgattggttgatggtgaatTTTGATTTCCAAGCTAAGTTTTGAGGGAAGAGTAAAAAACATTGACTAGATGGCCAGATGGACAAGCATCCATGCATCCATGCATCCATGCCTGGAATAAAAACTAACCATACTGTGTCCATAAAAACTGTGCTGATGGGGAAAACACACAGTGCCTGGGGTGTGGACCACTTCCTCCCAGGGCACACCTGCTGACCCGCTGCTTCTCTTTGTTTCCACTTAGAGTACACCAGCAGTAACCCCGACTTGCTGCTGGTCATCTTCCAAGTGACAGGCGTCAGCCTCCTGCCACCGCTGGGCATCGCCACCGCAGTCATCGTCATTTTCTACTGCTACCGCACCCACCGGCAGCAGAAGCTGAGCCCAGCCTGGGAGTCGGGCAAGCCGCGCAAGCTGATGGAGTTCAGCGAGCACCTGGCCATCATCCTGGAGGACGACCGCTCCGACATCAGCTCCACCTGCGCCAACAATATCAACCACAACACGGAGCTGCTGCCCATCGAGCTGGACACCCTGGTGGGCAAGGGGCGCTTCGCCGAGGTCTACAAGGCCAAGCTGAGGCAGAACACGTCTGAGCAGTTTGAGACCGTGGCCGTCAAGATCTTCCCCTACGAGGAGTATGCCTCCTGGAAGACGGAGAAGGACATCTTCTCGGACATCAACCTCAAGCACGAGAACATCCTGCAGTTCCTAACGGCCGAGGAGCGCAAGACGGAGCTGGGCAAGCAGTACTGGCTCATCACTGCCTTCCACGCCAAGGGCAACCTGCAGGAGTACCTGACGCGCCACGTCATCAGCTGGGAGGACCTGCGCCGGCTAGGCGGCTCACTGGCCCGCGGCATCGCGCACCTGCACAGCGACCACACGCTGTGCGGCCGGCCCAAGATGCCCATCGTGCACAGGGACCTCAAGAGCTCCAACATCCTGGTCAAGGGCGACCTCACCTGCTGCCTCTGCGACTTCGGGCTCTCACTGCGGCTGGACCCCACCCTGTCGGTAGATGACCTGGCCAACAGTGGGCAGGTAGGGTGGCCCTGCCCCTTGCTGCTGGCCCCTCCCGCTCAGGCTCCATCCGCCCTGCACTCTGACCTCATCCAGGGGATCCACTCAGCCCAGGAAGTGCCCTGCTCTCCTGCCAGGTTGCCTCCGACAGCCAGCACCACTTCTCTCCCTGGCTCTCGGACCCTTCCCAATCCAGGACAGCCATTTTCTCCTTGAGTCAATCCTCATTTCTTGTCCatttagactttttttctttgcttcaagCACTGCTAGTATCTCTTTTTCCTTAGGGCAGTACTCAGCCTCTTTCTGCTCTGTACTTTTGGTCcttatattacttttttttaaaaaccattttaaaaggCAGTCTCCTTGAAGTTCAAATCCACACACTTTTGGTCACATCCAACACAAGGCCTTGAACAGGCAAAGAGACCAATAAGTATCTatagagtgagtgagtgactgggTGAAGGGAGAGTTCTTTTGAAACATCTCACAGATGAAAATGGAAACCTTTGTTGGCTAAGGAGCTCTTAGAAACTGGCTAACGTTACCattgggcgtcccaggtggcagtagtggtaaagaagccacctgtcaatgcaggagacatgagagactcgggttcagtccctgggtcatgaagatcccctggaggaggaagtggtcacccactccagtatgcttgcctagagaatcccatggacagaggagcctggcaggctacaggccatggggttgcaagagtcagacacgactgaagcgacttagcacgcacacacacagcactgctGTCATCCTTTATAAAAGATGGGCCCCGTGTTTCACACACCCGAAGCTTGGCTGTGACTGAGAGTGGCGTCTTGGGAGCACCGTCACCTCCTCTGACCAGGCTGAGGGCTGTGCTTTTGGAGCGCCTTGTCACTGCTTAGGCAGCCCTCCAGGGGCACACGTCCAGTGAGGAGATAAGCACGTTGAAATTCGGACAAATCAATGTGCCAGGGTGACCAATCGTGACATAActtattgaaaagaaaattgtCTTCTCATGCATGACAATAAAAAGCATTATGTTGGAGTAATATTATCAACTCTCTTGACATTCCCCTGGATCCTTGGGAAGGACTTCACTGTTATTTAGTCAGTCTATACAAGCTGCATTATCACTCACTCAAATGATTTTttccttagaaatatttttttcttttttcctacgtATCACAGTGTTTTCATACTGTCAGATAAAATCACACAGCATGCCTATCAAAACTATAAAATGACCAGATTTGAGCTTGTAATGGAAATACTTTCATACAGTTTCACTTAGCAGAGCTTTTATGTAATTACCTGACATCTTCGGCACACTAGAACCTGCCGTGGGGTGAACAAAGAAGATTAACGCAACCCTCAGGGGACAAAAAGAATCCTGGCAATTATTATTTTCACCTCGTATCTTGCAGTTTCaagaatgaaaagatatttaatttGGAAAAACACTGGAAGTATCAGTCACCAGTGTGGTCTCAGGTTCTCTGCAAGGATGTTACGGCACACGTGGTATAATGATCTTGTGTCCTGAGCCTAGACACAGCAGCTCTGggctttgccatttccttattttgGCATTTGTTCTTTATATTCTTTCAAGGTTTTTCAGGGAGAGacaacctattttttaaaaaattacataagcTCTGCCCTTCTATGCAGGTCTCATTATCTTAAAAATCATCATGCTTTTTACAGATCAACTAACTGCTCCTGTAGGGGCCAAGAGTCAGCCGTATTTTGAAAGCAGACCTACAGCTGGAGTTGGATGATGGGCCTCTGTGTGTGTTCTTCTTTAGGTGGGAACGGCGAGATACATGGCTCCAGAGGTCCTCGAGTCCAGGATGAATCTGGAGAATGTCGAGTCCTTCAAGCAGACGGATGTCTACTCCATGGCCCTGGTGCTCTGGGAGATGACGTCTCGCTGCAACGCCGTGGGAGGTAGGCGTGGACCACCATCCTGGTGCACCTTCAAATGATGTTGTGCTCATTGCTTCAGCACGAGTTCAGGGATACAGAAGAGCTGTTTGAGATCTGGTAGGACACAGATATTCCAGCATGATGTGGAATCACTTAATTGTGCTAAAAAGCCTTGGTTCTGTAGCTGAAAGCCAGGTTCGGAGCATAAAGCATTTTGTCTCCTTTCCTGAAGTATATAATTACTTTTCCCTGGACTTATCTCTCCACTGGTATCTACAGATCTAGCAAGAGAGGAACACTAATAATATTTATAAGAATTCATTTCTGCTTATCAAATGAGAACCATGATTCAGAATATtacctgatttttttcttgtattttaaggtttttcagaattaaaaggtccagaaaatagattttacttaaaatttacttttatggACTTAACTTTCCTTTGCTAGAGAAAACAAGCAGAATGGCTTGATGGATTTGTTTAGGTTTTGAAAAATCTAGAGAAGAGAGGTTATTGAGGAATGCAGCATTCTTCAGGGGTACCGGGGAGGTCATGTTTTAGAGGGCATTGTCCCCTTATCTtcctggagatgggcatggcTGATGTCCACATCACTTCATCCTTTTCTGAGCCTCCTCTCAGTGGTTACTGTCAGGATCTGAGGTCTCACCTTAGAAGTTTACATATCCTAACTTGCTCCTGGTCGGATGCTAAGTCAAGTCAAGCTAACTCCAATTTTATGTTTAACCCTTTGTTTCATAATAATTGTAGACTCACAGAATCATTGCGTGAGGAGTACAGGGAGTTCCCATATGCTCTTCACCCAGCTTCCCTGGGTTAGGTTAACATCTTACCTAAGCCAAGTACAGCTGTGAAAGATGGGAGGTTGACACTGGTGCCATATCCTTAATTACTCTCTAGGACTCGCTTGTATTTCCAAGTCCCCAGAATTGGGGAACAGGATTCGCTGCAGGATTCCACATCGCCTTGGTGTCCAGGCCACCTCCGTCTCCTTCAGCACGTGATGGTCACTCAGCCTGTTTCTTTCATGACCTTGGCAAGAGTTCAGAGCAGTTATTTTACAGACAGCCTCTCACTGCGAGTTGCTCTATGCCTTCCCATGGTTAGACTGGGACTGtgcttttccaggcaggaatgccaCAGGAATGGTGCCGCGCCCTCAGTGCCACATGCAGCTGGTGCGCCAGCGTGCGTGCTGTCCCGTCTCCTCACATGCCGAAGGCGGCACCAGCTCTCTCCATGCGGAGGCTCTACCCTTTCCATTTGTAATTAATACATATCTTGTGGAAAGGCACTTTGACCTGTTTCTACTAAACACCTGTTTAATAAGGAGACTAGGCctgttttttaataataattttgccTGCTGATTTTTAGGGTCAATTACTAGTTCACAGACAACAATTATTACTGCAATGTTTGCTTAATGgtggttttctatttttcttatccCTTCTACATACTTTTTCATAGATACTTGGGAAATATCTGTCCTTTCTCTCACCAGCccgttatttattcattttactctGTGTTTACATGAATATGGGATTGTGGGTATTTTATTCCGTGGATATTTAATATCATCAGTATTTGTCACTTGGGTCAGTTTTGGTCACTGGGCCAGACTCTCCAGCATTTTGCTCCAGGTGGGTTAGGTTGTCACCGTTGCTGGCTTTGATCATTCCTCCTGCTGAGAACTTCCTTAGCTGACTCTCCAGCATGGGCTAGGCTGGGAGCCTTGCTGTCCTATCACCCATATCCCTGAGTCTCTGCACAGGACGTAGCACTTCCTGTCTGGCTAACCCAgttattttctggttttctgCATGAGATGTCTTCCCCCACAGTATTCCCAAAAGTAACTGAATTTTTCCTTGCACAGTGGAATTTGTTTAACCAAGTTTCAGTCACTGAGACTCATTTTCTGCTTGAAGCTTTGACAGCTCCAGAATGAATCCTTAGACCAGACCAGTGTGAACTGTGGAGGAGGAGACAATGCCGCTGTCACTGTCAGAATAAATTCACCTAGATTTtggtctctctctcctttcaaaACGGCTTGTCGTCCTATGAACATACGCTGGAGACTGTCTCTGCCGTCCCCTCTTAAGGcctgatttgagctccctgcttcCGTAGTTATCAATGACTGAAGCCCTTTCCTGTTGATATTTGCTGACTGTGGAAGAATTCTGGCTAGTGGGGAAGAACCGAGTTCACCAGCTTTTACAAGATCTAAAAACGGATACAGTATAAACAAGTTTTCCCAAGGAAGGAACAGGGTCCTGTTTGTTCAGTAAGCCTCATAACCTTTAGGATAAGAACAGACGGCTTTGGGGAACCAGAAAAGAGGCCATCCCAGTTCTCATTTTGTTTGATCTTAAGCCCACAGTACGGTTTCTCCCATCAGGCTGCAAAAATCAAAGTAATTTGTCTATCCTCACTTTGGTCCAGCATACAGCCCTTCTCTTGACTAAGTGTGTGAACGCACATGTTAATAACCCCTTTCTTTTGCCTGCTTTTAaaagtgttattattattattgcatgtATGTGTGCCTCAAAAACTGTAAAGGCAGATTTTCAGCCTAATCTTAATTTCAGAGACTTTTATACTTAAAGAGTTTCTTAGAAGGTACATTAAAGTTAGCACCTTCTAAGGGGAGCTAGGATGTGTTGCCTCTTCCCTGCTGTACAAGCACAGATTTCCGTAAAGAAGCTTGCTGACCACTGATGAAACAGgctttttcccctctttcttttttaaatatttgcactTTCAGACACGTTTCTTTCTTTACACATAAAATAGGTAATACCACTCTAGTGGATATTAGGCTTTAATTTATACAGAGGGCAGGATATAAAAGGCCTTCCTGAAGCTTAAACTTCTTTGTATAACTTGAAATACCACATAGAAATTACTGTATTTTTCATGGACAGTctcatttcagaaaaagaaatgtggaaaATGCTTACCTCAGTGTGGTGAGTTATAGATtgatattttatttcacaaaatagAGCCACTGATATTCCCTCCCAGTTATTCTGAGGAGCTGGACATCTGACTGAATGAAGCAGGAGTCTAGGCATCAGGGAACTCTCTTGCAGGGGGAGAATGTGAAATCCCAGCTTTCCTCCCTGGAGAACAGGACCGCATTCTGTTCTCAGGGCTGAGAGTAAACTTTTGGCCTGGATGCCCAGGCGCTGCCtgctttttttctgcatttatcaCAGGACTCAGTACTAGACTTTGTCTTGTGCTGCTTACCAGGCCTGGAACACTGAAGGAGACTTTTTTGCAGGCGAGGCAGGGTACACCAGACTGAGTGCCCAGGTTGGCCAAAGATAGTGTGGCAACAGGGTCAGGCAAAGAGGGTTAAATCAGCTCTTGAAGGAACAGTGAGCCTCAGAACTGTCTTCTCTGTGCAAGCAGCACAGAGGGAACATGAGCAAGAGAAAACAGAGGGAACATGAGCAAGAGAAAGCATGACACTGGAGAAGCCATATTCTTCTCAGGTGAGAACGTGCAGACGTAGTAAGAGCACCTTTTGGAAGCAAGCTGGTCCAGCTCCCTTACCACAAGATTCCACCTAGGAGCTCAAGACATGGATTTTCATAAGTGAAGAAGGTGGTCAAAAGTGAAAGGCTTTCTGGTGGAAGTAGGTTTGGTCCAGATGAAGAAGGCCACCAAGAAATGACAGCTACCGTTACATAAGCAACAGCATTATGGAACCATTCAGCCCACTTACCAAGGGTTCTCTGAAGGGTGTGCTgttactgtccccattttacaggtgggtaAACTGAGGCTTCAAGAAGTACAACAGTGGAGACAGAAATCAAAGCCCTGTTGTCTGACTCTGGCCCACAGACCCTAAGTGTCCTACTACGGAATTGATAGCTTATTTAGTCTGTGGCAGCTAGGATTACCATTATTATTGTGGAAGGGATAGTCAGTCCTACTCTGCATAATGGCCTTTGACTTGAAGCCTTTCTGAAAGCACCTGGCGGGAACATTCAGCAGTGGCCTCACTGCAGCGTGTTTCCACTGGTGGACTTTGTGAGTCtgttcatgggatcccaaagcTGCTAAAGGCTGTAGCATGTGTATGTCACATGCCTCGGTGCCTTAAAGTCTGATAACTTCTTTACCCTTTTTCTCTGAGGATGTATCAATTCATTATTTCTTTCACCCAACCTGTATTTTTTGAGTGCCTTCTGTGTGGCAGGCATTATTCAAAATGGGAAGGGTGCAGAGATTCTCAGGAGATGACAAAGTAGAAGGTAGTGAGATTCCCACCTTCTCACAAaaacaccaaaattacaactaacTGCTGAGAGccatcaacaaaaaagaaacggtggaacctaccaaaaaagataCCGTAGGTCCAAAGATAAAGAAGAACCCATAACAAGACAGTAAGAGGGGTGTGGTTGCGATAAAATCAAATCCAATACCTGCTGGGTGGGAAACCCACatattggaaagcaattatattGTGGAGGTTCTGCCACAGGAATGAAAGCTCTGAGCCTtacatcaggctccccagcctggagGTCTGTCAGCGGGAGAAGGAGCCCCCAGAAcatctgactttgaaggtcagcAAGGTTTGATTGCAGACCTGGGGAAAACAGAAGCTCCACTCTTAGAGGGCACACAGAGTCCTGTGCACAGCAAGACCCAGGGGGAAAAGCAGTGACCTCGTAAGAGCCTGCGGGTATTAGAGGGTCTCTTGCAAGGCTGGGGTACAGCTGTGACTTACTGTGGGGACAGAGACACTGGTGGCAATAGTTCTGGGGAGTTCTCATTGCTGTGAGCCCTCCTAAAGGCCATCATTTTTTCACCATGACT contains:
- the TGFBR2 gene encoding TGF-beta receptor type-2, whose amino-acid sequence is MGRGLLGGLWPLHVVLWTRIASTIPPHVPKSVNSDLVVTDHSGAVKLSQLCKFCDVRSSTCDNQKSCWSNCSITAICEKPEEVCVAVWRKNDENITLETVCHDPKIAYHGFVLDDAASPKCIMKERKGSGETFFMCSCSAEECNDHIIFSEEYTSSNPDLLLVIFQVTGVSLLPPLGIATAVIVIFYCYRTHRQQKLSPAWESGKPRKLMEFSEHLAIILEDDRSDISSTCANNINHNTELLPIELDTLVGKGRFAEVYKAKLRQNTSEQFETVAVKIFPYEEYASWKTEKDIFSDINLKHENILQFLTAEERKTELGKQYWLITAFHAKGNLQEYLTRHVISWEDLRRLGGSLARGIAHLHSDHTLCGRPKMPIVHRDLKSSNILVKGDLTCCLCDFGLSLRLDPTLSVDDLANSGQVGTARYMAPEVLESRMNLENVESFKQTDVYSMALVLWEMTSRCNAVGEVKDYEPPFGSKVREHPCVESMKDSVLRDRGRPEIPSSWLNHQGIQTVCETLAECWDHDPEARLTAQCVAERFSELEHLDRLSGRSSSEEKIPEDGSLNTTK